Genomic DNA from Sporosarcina sp. ANT_H38:
CTCTAGGTACGTCGAAAGCGATTGAAATTGGGGAGCAGGAAGCTTCTTATAGCTCAATTGCAATGACGCTATCCGCAATTATTGGGTCTATCGTTGGACCAGTTATGGCTTGGATATTTTATTGAATGGCATAAAATCTAAAGGGGGAATTAGACATGTTTTCATATAAAGTGGATGATCAAATAGCAATTGAGTTATTACAGCAAAAAGACAAAGAGGAATTGTATAATTTAATTGATGATAATAGGGAACATCTGCGCAAATGGATGCAGTGGGTAGATAAAAGAACATCGTCAGAAGACTTTGAAACCATCATTCCAATGTGGATAACCAATTATGCGAATAATAATGGATTTGATGCAGGCATTAGATATAACGGAAAATTGGTAGGGATGATAGGGCTGCATTTTGTAGATTGGAAAAACAAGTCGACCAGTATAGCTTATTTCTTGTCCGAAGAAGGCCAAGGTAAAGGAGTTATTACGAGGAGTGTCAGTTCATTGATGAAATATCTTTTTGAAGAAATGAATATGCATAGAATTGAAATCCAGTGTGCAGGTAATAATTTGAAAAGCATTTCTGTCCCAACCCGATTAGGCTTTGTTCAAGAAGGGATTAAACGTGATGGGCAATGGCTATATGACCATTACGAAGACTTAATTACTTTTAGTATGCTGAAGAGTGACTGGGAGAGAAAATAATAACAGGCAGAAAAAATGGGTCCTTTATAGGGAGTATTAGTTGGAAGGATTAGATGAAAGAGTGGTCTTGAAGTAAAACCACATAATCGGATATGGTCAGTATTGAAAATTGAAACTTATATTCTAACGTAATCGTAGAGTCATCTGCTGTTTTAAATTACCAAAAATATCTTTTTATATCATTAGGTGGACAAGGGGAGGCGGATTTTATGTTCTTTCTTCAAATGTCAGGTTTTCCTGGTTCAGGGAAGTCAACTCTTGCCAGATTGCTTTCAAAAAAAACGGGTGCAATTATCATAGATCACGATATTGTAAAATCATCCTTATTAAAGTCTTTGGAATCTAACAAGGTAGCGGCTGATACAGTTGGTAAAATTTCGTACGATATTGAATGGGCAATAATAGATTTTCATTTATCTCAAGGACTAAATGTAATATTTGATAGTCCCTGCTTTTATACGGAGATGGTTGAAAAGGGTGTAGGGTTGTCTAAGAAGCATAATGTCAGGTATAAATATGTGGAATGTTATCTAAATGATATTAAAGAGATTCAAACTAGACTAAAGGAACGTACACGGATGATTAGTCAAGTAAGTCAGGTTAATTGCGAAATTGCATTCCAAGAACAAGTGGATGCTAGTAAAAAGCCTATTAACCTGGAATGTTTAGTAGTTGATTCTGGTAAGCCAATAGACAGTTACATAGACAAGGTTGTTTTATATATTAATAATCACACGTGTTAATTAACTAGCGTCGCATGAATAATAACTGGAATTCCGGTTTTTATTCATGCGACGCTATTGGTGTACGATGTTTGAAAATTACATTTTTTGTGCTAATCTTTATGTGAGAGGAGGCGTTGGGGGTGAATAGAAACAAAATGAAAATGTCTGTGTTTATAATATGTATCTTTTTTATATTATCAACAACATTTTTTATGCTCTTCAATAATAACTCTAATTATCAAGCAAACAAACTTGAGATGACTAAATGCTTTGATAAGAAAGCGGGTATAAGCGTTGTCGTAGAGAAAAAATTCTTGATATCCAATACTACTGTTTCTTGTGAAGAAAATTAACTTGATTTTAGACCTCTTTGTTGAGGTCTTTTATGACGTACATCTCATTAACTCAATTGTCGTATTATTGGATTTTTGATATGTTCAATAACCGTCTAGTAAATAAATAGGAGTTGCTATTTTGAGGAAATTGAAAGTACATGTTGTACAAGTACTGCCAAGAAAGATAATAGCTGCAGCGATTTCAGGTTCTATTTATGCAATACTTTTTGCACTGGTGAAATCGAACATCTATGAGAGTAATGGGCATTCGCCTTGGCAGTATGTAGAAATGATTGTAGTTACAACGATAGTATATATGCTATTCAGTTTTCCGGTCATTTTCCTATATGGATCGTTATCTTCTATAATAAGCGACTTACTTTCATCTGTTTTATCGAAAAATGGGTCTGTAAAGTTGGAGTTCTTGCTTTCATTACTTTTTCATTTGATTTTCGGATTACTATTGCTTTGGACAAGTCTTCCTACGGCTATCATTTACTTTATAATAGACAGATATTTAAGGAAGAGAAAAATTCTGTATAAATGGAATGAAACTTATAAAATCCTACTTATTCCAATCGGTTTATTCCTATTGTACGTAATGATTTTAGTAGTCGGAGATTTCACTGTGAACTGGAAGGACTATATGGTTTTTTGATTCATTATCATCGTTAATTCATTTGGAGAAATGAGGAATAAGTTATGGTAGTTATGTTAGAAAAAGCAATTGAATCTGATGCGTACTCTATTTTTGATATTCAAGTAAATGCATTTACACCTTTACTTGAAGTTTATAAGGATTACGATACTAATCCGGCGAATGAAACGATTGAAAAAATGAGAGCAAGGATAAACAATCCTTCGGGCGGATTTTATAAAATAATAGTCGATACTATCCTTGTTGGTGCTATTAATGTCTTATGTAAAGAGAATACTCAATTTTGGATCAGTCCACTATTTATTCTACCGGAATACCAGGGACAAGGAATAGCCCAAAAAGCAATAACACAAATAGAGAGAACTTTTCCTCAAGCAGCTAGTTGGGAACTAGCTACTGTAGCGGAAGAAAAACGTAATTGTTATTTATATGAAAAGATGGGCTTCGCAAAAACAGGTGAAATTAAGAGAATAAATGACATTATGACACTAGTTTATTATAAAAAGCTTGTATGAAACTTGTATATTAACTTAGCTAACAGAAAATGATGGATGGGGTGGAGCTCATAGGAAGTTTAACGATGAATATAGCACTGATCCTCATTTGTACGTTTTTCATTGCTAGTATTATTGCTATATTATCTTCTATAAAAAAAAATAACATTCGTAATAAACCTAGCAGTGCTGTTGTTATTGTGATTGCTTTACAAGTACTTGTCTTCATATTATTCTTTGCCAATATCTTAGCCAACCTACAGGAAG
This window encodes:
- a CDS encoding GNAT family N-acetyltransferase: MFSYKVDDQIAIELLQQKDKEELYNLIDDNREHLRKWMQWVDKRTSSEDFETIIPMWITNYANNNGFDAGIRYNGKLVGMIGLHFVDWKNKSTSIAYFLSEEGQGKGVITRSVSSLMKYLFEEMNMHRIEIQCAGNNLKSISVPTRLGFVQEGIKRDGQWLYDHYEDLITFSMLKSDWERK
- a CDS encoding GNAT family N-acetyltransferase, which gives rise to MVVMLEKAIESDAYSIFDIQVNAFTPLLEVYKDYDTNPANETIEKMRARINNPSGGFYKIIVDTILVGAINVLCKENTQFWISPLFILPEYQGQGIAQKAITQIERTFPQAASWELATVAEEKRNCYLYEKMGFAKTGEIKRINDIMTLVYYKKLV
- a CDS encoding AAA family ATPase: MFFLQMSGFPGSGKSTLARLLSKKTGAIIIDHDIVKSSLLKSLESNKVAADTVGKISYDIEWAIIDFHLSQGLNVIFDSPCFYTEMVEKGVGLSKKHNVRYKYVECYLNDIKEIQTRLKERTRMISQVSQVNCEIAFQEQVDASKKPINLECLVVDSGKPIDSYIDKVVLYINNHTC